Sequence from the Phragmites australis chromosome 6, lpPhrAust1.1, whole genome shotgun sequence genome:
AGGATTCAGCAACCTAAAAGAATAAGCTGAACAGCACATACCCTTTTGCTGTTCCCAGTATAATCTTCATCCTGTGATCCCATGTAAGAGGGCTTACGGGCCCAACATCCCCATGGAGCCATTGTTCCAAGTTCCCATTGTCAACATACTCATACACAAGCATCCTAATAAGAACCATAGACAGCATTTATATTACCAAACTTGTTGATTCTACAACACGACAAGCTAAGCAAGTGAGGTGCACATACAAAACAATACCTCTGATTACCCTCGGCACAGTATCCTAGAAGGCGCACGAGGTTCTTGTGACGCACACGCCCAATCGCTTCAACCTCGACCTTGAATTCCCTCTCTGCCTGTCCCCTAACAAAGTTATGGGTAGAATTTTTCCAATTTCAGCAACAAGTAATGGAAAATCAGGCATATATGTCAATTTCGACAGAATTCAACCCTCCTGCTCAACAATGAATCTCAAATCCAACTGAAGCTACTAGCTAGAAAAATAATGAATTGTATGAAACAAGCTTTTCCTATTTGAAATACAAATGCATTCCTCCTATTGAAGGTAACCTACAAATTCAATACCTGAGTTGATGGGGTGTCGGTGTACATCCCCACTAACCAGGTTTGAGTTCTCAAATTTAGGTAcctatttcttcttaatataacaCCATCTATTTCCTCCTAGGTCGGTGGAGTTCTTTTTTATTCAATACCTGCTTGTCTGTAGCCATGGCAATCAACACAATGACAGGCATTTTAACATTCAGCATTAGCATGCTGTCCAAAGTCCAAACTACACCAACTAAGCAGTTAAGCTGCACTCTCAGATACCAAAGCCAAGTTGCTGCAAAATTTTCAGTTCATGAAGTTGACCTCTATAGGTAGTTAGCACTCTGGTACCTGTTATTGAGCAAGTTCTTGACGGCGACCTGCGTGCCGTTCTCGAGCACGCCATGGTACACGATCCCGTACCCGCCCTCGCCGATCACGTTCTCGTCGGCGAACATCCCCGTCGCCGCCTCCAGCTCCTTGAGCGTGTACCAGTGGCCCCACCCGAGGTGGGACACCTCCGGCACCGCCGGAGGCGCGTGGTCCGCGGTGCCACGTCCGCCGCTGCCGTGTGACGAAGGCCCGTCGCTCCGTTGGttgtggtgctgctgctgctccggGTACGTGATGCCGTGCTCCCTGCCGGTCGCGATCTGGACCGAGTCCGGAGGCGGAGCGGGCGGTGGCGTGGGGAGCTGGAGCACCTGGGCGAGCGGCGTcttcgcggcggcggcggtgtggGAGTTGACTTCTTGAATGTCCGTGGGCGGCGCCTTGACCTTGGTGGCGTTCTTGGGCGGGTCGGTGGTGGGGAGGTGGTGGACGGGGTTGgtcggccgctgccgccgccgcctctggcggAAGGCGAGGAGGCAGAGGACGGAGATGAGGACGAGCAGCAGCACGAAGGCGGCGCCGACGCTGATGCCGACGAGCACCCACATGCGGAGCCCGAACACCACCGTGCTCTGGGACAGCTGCGAGTCCGACATGGGAGTCGCCGGAGGGCGAGGAGCAGGAGCCCCACTCCACAACTTCTTGCTCCTCGCGAATTGGTGGACCTCCTCGCGTTCTTGAGCAGAATTAAGCACCCTAGGTCGGATTCCGCAGCGCAAACAGCATCAAGCTTGGATTTTCTTGACACAAACAGAGGCAAGTACGGAGGATTTTGAGCAGAATTGGGCGGTAACGATTGGGTTTTGCAGAGCACACATTGGCAACGCTAGCAACTTTGGGCACAGTGGATTGGATTCACGGAGAATGCAGTGAGAAGGGTTCAATTTTGggcagaaaaaagaaaagaaaggtggATTTGGGTGGATGATTGGTTGCAAAAGGGAGGGAAGGAGGATGTTGGTGACAACAATGTGGTTGAAAAGATTGGATTTGCTTGTGGGAAAAGTGAGGAGTGGATGATTTGGTGCGatgaaaattttggattttggtgGGAGGAGGGGCTAGAGAGAGATGGTGTGGCTGGTGGTTGGTGTGGTGAGAATCCCAGCGCGAACTAACAAATGCAGAGGGAAGATTACACAAGAATGGTTGCCTGATGAATTGGTTCTAGTACTGGTAATGTACTAGTACAGTGGCAGAGTGAGAGTGACAAGAGAGGATCAGAATGGAGtcaggagggagggagggagagaaagacAAGACAACCAATTCAAAGTGAAGAAGAAGGGGTATCAGATCTTTTTTTTATGAGGTGGAATACAGTCAGGACTCAGGAGTGCCTACTGATAGTCTACTGGATGAGCTGGCATGAGAGAGCAGGTTGAAATTTTCTATTCTATTTTGTCTTATATGTTAATTCTCTGTTATGTTTTTTACGGGCACTGCTTTGCGTCCCCAGCTACAAGATGGAGTATTATGCAGGTGTCTGTCTCAATATCATTAATGGCTTGCAATAAACATACAAATGACATGTTCGTAAGGAAATAATTTATTGAAAGTTGACGTAAATTTCTGGGATCAGTTCAATTCTCTCAAGAGTTGGGAAATATTGGTGTATTCTGTATGGGGCATAAAAGATAAGACCCGCTTCGAAACACAcaatttcataatatcacagATTTCTATTGtttccttcaaaatattttGACTATAACTAACAACCTGTTATGACGTGATTTTTGGAAGCTATGGTTTTGATTTTTTCGATGAACTAGAAAGTTTTGTAAGAGATTTTAGAAGATATAATTGTGACAACATTGTTATTTTAGTGACTTGTTTGGGTAAATTATTATTCTAGAGTTTAGCAGTTATAGCATTCACGAAGACTCACTTATCGCTAGAATTGATGATATGCTCATAGTAGAAACTGATCATGATATGACATTATACAAAGAGCTTAAACACATCATTGACTCTTGCCAGGTAGACCGAGCTAAAAACACATCATAGGCTGACTCTAGTAGAGTCGGCATCCGCCGGCCACATCCCTACACGCCACTATGTCGGCTGGATTTGAGGATCAGTAGCTGCTCCGACACCTATTATATCCACTGTTACAGTATTGTAGATCTAGTAATATAGTGATGTAGCTACTTCAAATTTGTTGATTCTCTCTCCTGTCTATATAGAGTATGATGGTAGGTTTGAAAGTAAAAAATAGAGTAACtcttagagataaaaaaaaatagaagatattgtaatagtattataagaaataattttttaaaatatgtacTGAAGATGGTCTAATAACACAAGCTATCCATTACTTTGAAAGAAGATTACGCTAACATCAAAGATGCTTTTACAAGAAGAACCTCACCGGTCACTAGAGACATTACACCCTCATAATACTAGTAGTGTTCTGCTCTCGACATGATGGATTGATGGTTTAACCATGCCACTTCTTATCAAAGTTTAGTATTAGGCTAAGATAAGAGTGAGGGTAAAAAGATGTTAAGAAATAAGCTTCTAATGTCTGTATGTGTCTGGTTAGTTTCTTTGAGGTTTGTCAAAGCAATTTATTATCCCACAATCATTTCAAATTGATCAAAGAGTTAGTttctttcattaaaaaaataagttttttcCTTTTATCTTTAAATTACTTGTCACATCATCTTTTTGCTTATATAAATTCCTTTTATATTTAAGAAACTAGCATTAGGAGTGACCTTAAGTATATATCATTTGATCATTTCTACAATGATAGGTAAGTATAGCATTTTGCATAATTTATGCTTCAGGATGCCCCTACAACTTTGTTGAATAATTGCAAGCTATCGGTAGTACCGCCACTGAATTTGCGGTAGGCTGAGGTAGCCCCGCCTCTCGCGCGAGCTCCAAGTCAGAGCACAGTTGACATTGTGTGCCACTTGTGTATATTTAAGCCCGCATAGAACTCACGAATTCGCCTTGATATACTCTGATCCCTACGGCATTTTCAAGTTATAACCGTACTCTTA
This genomic interval carries:
- the LOC133922011 gene encoding probable serine/threonine-protein kinase At1g01540 — protein: MSDSQLSQSTVVFGLRMWVLVGISVGAAFVLLLVLISVLCLLAFRQRRRRQRPTNPVHHLPTTDPPKNATKVKAPPTDIQEVNSHTAAAAKTPLAQVLQLPTPPPAPPPDSVQIATGREHGITYPEQQQHHNQRSDGPSSHGSGGRGTADHAPPAVPEVSHLGWGHWYTLKELEAATGMFADENVIGEGGYGIVYHGVLENGTQVAVKNLLNNRGQAEREFKVEVEAIGRVRHKNLVRLLGYCAEGNQRMLVYEYVDNGNLEQWLHGDVGPVSPLTWDHRMKIILGTAKGLMYLHEGLEPKVVHRDVKSSNILLNKHWNPKLSDFGLAKLLGSERSYVTTRVMGTFGYVAPEYAGTGMLNETSDVYSFGILIMEIISGRVPVDYNRPPGEVNLVDWLKTMVSNRNSDGVVDPKIPQKPTSRALKKALLVALRCVDPDACKRPRIGHVIHMLEVDDFPYRDERRGGRAPEQARLPEKSAGGTSDHETDSSGNNGATQAEPFSWRNPEA